ACGGTAAGGGACTGAATCTGACCTGGGAGGTAAGGGATGGCATCTTAAACCATCAGACGAGTCTGATGCCGCATACTTTAGAAGGAAAGATCGTCCGGCTGTCGGATAAGATCGCCTATATCAATCACGATATTGACGATGCCATAAGGGCGCAGATACTGACAGAGGAGAATATACCGTTAGAACTTCGGAAAACACTGGGATTTTCGACGAGGCAGCGTTTAAATACACTGATACATAACATCATCAGCAACAGTGTTGGAAAAGACGATATCATTATGTCGGAGGAAGTAGAGCAGGCTATGATCGAACTGCGCAAATTTATGTTCGGCCATGTCTATAAAAATCCGGTAGCAAAAGGGGAAGAGACCAAGGCAAAAGCCATGATCGAGCAGTTGTTCTTCTATTATATGGAACATGTAGACCTTCTCCCTGAGAAATATCTGCGCATGCGTGATGCCGGTGAAACAGACCAGCGTATCATCTGCGATTACATCTCCGGCATGACAGACCAGTACGCCATCACAAAATTCAGCGAATACTTCATGCCACAGGCTTGGCAGGTAGATGGATATTAAAGTTACAATTGCGAAA
The Roseburia rectibacter DNA segment above includes these coding regions:
- a CDS encoding deoxyguanosinetriphosphate triphosphohydrolase — its product is MSIREDIERMECENLSPYATLSIHSRGRDYPEEQCDIRPVFQRDRDRILHCKAFRRLKNKTQVFLTPKGDHYRTRLSHTLEVSQNARTIAKALRLNEDLVEAIALGHDLGHTPFGHAGEFVLNGLCDEGFHHNEQSVRIVEKLEKDGKGLNLTWEVRDGILNHQTSLMPHTLEGKIVRLSDKIAYINHDIDDAIRAQILTEENIPLELRKTLGFSTRQRLNTLIHNIISNSVGKDDIIMSEEVEQAMIELRKFMFGHVYKNPVAKGEETKAKAMIEQLFFYYMEHVDLLPEKYLRMRDAGETDQRIICDYISGMTDQYAITKFSEYFMPQAWQVDGY